ACCGGTCCCGATCCACCGCGCTGACCGGTGGCGGCGCAGCCGGTTCCCACCCCGCTGATCCGTCGCTCCGTCTCGGTGGCCCGGTCGCAACCGATCGCCCCGGAAAAATCGAGCTATGCATGCTCACCGGAAGGACACGCTTGCGCTCGCTGATGTCGCGAATCGCGGCTACGATCACGACTCCTTCCCCGGTTGCTAGCGGGCTCAGACTGATTTCGAGCGGAAATTCGCTGCCGTCGCTCCGCACGCCGTAGAGATCCAGCCCACTCCCCATCGGGCGCACACGCGTGGCGGCAAAGTACTGCGCCCGATGGCCGGCGTGAGTGGCGCGGAATCGTTCGGGCACCAGCCGCTCCACCGGTTGTCCACGCAAATGCTGCGCTGAGTAACCGAAGAGCTGCTCGGCTAGGGCGTTGCTCAGCAAGATCTCCCCCGCTTGGTTGACGACCAGCAAGGCATCGGGAGAAAGCGCCAGCAAGAGCAGCAATTGCTCCTCGCTCGCCGCGGTCTGCGGCGCTGGCGCGATCTGCTCGGTGCGAGTGGCTCCTGGGTGGCTCATGGCTCAGCTGCTGACGTCCGCTCCGCGATTCGTTCTCGCTCTTCCGAGCGGCTCCGCGTCTGCGGCAGGCCCGGAATTACTCACGCGGACAGGCTCCGGCAGGCGCAGCGGAGCGACGCCACTCGTCAGCGGTCACCGATCTGATCACATCCTTGTGAGCTCTTTTCATTGGCATCTCTGTGCTCTCGGTACCCTCGGGGGTGAGGGTTCTGGCGCTCTGGGGCTAGCTCTCGTGCGGCCCCGCAAACGGCGGCTGATTGATCAGCATCCAGTACATCTTGAGCGCGCCGACGGTGTCGGAGAAAGTTCCGAAATCGACCGGCTTGACGATGTACGAGTTGATCCCCAGCTCGTATGCCGCGGCGATGTCGGCGTTCTCACGCGAGGTGGTCATGACGATGATCGGCACCTGCTTCCACACCGGGTGTTGGCGGGCTTGGCGCAGCACCTCGATGCCGTCGACGTTGGGCAAGCGCAAGTCAAGCAGCACCAGCAACGGCAGCTCGTGGTCCTGCGGGCTCGCGTGCGCCTCGATGTAGCGCAGCGCCTCTTCGCCGTCGCGGCAGACGGCGATCGGGTTGGCCACGTTGTGCTCGGTGAAGGCTTGCAAGGTCAGATCGACGTCCATCGGATTGTCTTCCACCAGCAGGATGGGCCGCAGCGGTGGGTGGGCGCTGAAGACTTGCGTCAGCGACTCGGCCGGGACCGCCTCACGTTGCAAGAGCAGGCCTACCTGCTGCTTGGCCAGCTCCAGCTCCCCCACCTTCCCCAGCAGGGTCTGCCGCAGCAGGCGGGCGTGCTCTTTGTCGGCTTGCTCGCCCGGCGATCCTGCCGCCGGCGCCTGCCGCAACACCTCCGCCACGGTTTGCAGGATCACTTCTTTCGGCGATGGCTTGAGGATGATGTGCGACACCTTGCACAGCTCAGCCAGGTCACGGGCCTCGGATTCGGCAAATATGGCGCTGCAAAAGATCACCGGGGTCTTCGCGGTTGCCGGGTCCTGGCGCAGGGCTTTGACGAAGTCGTAGCCATCCATCACCGGCATGACGATATCGGCGATCACCAGATCGGGATGCCGGCTACGTGTCAGCGCCAGCGCCTCTTCGCCGTCGGACGCCTCCAATACCTGGTGGCCCGCGCCGCTGAGCACGGCGTCGAAAGCAAGGCGGTCGGACGGGCGATCGTCGGCAATCAGGATGGTGGCCATAGCGCGATCCTTTCACTGCGGCTGCGCGGGTTGCAACCTCCCGGGAAAGTAAGCTTTGAGCCTACTACACTCCCAGCCGAAAACTCAATGACCTAAGCGAGGTAAGGTCAGGGTGTGCGACAAATCTGTGGGTAACGTGCAGCCGACCGGGCAAATCCTCACCAGTGTCAGGCCGAGGCCCATGGCCGAAAGGGACGCAATCTGTCATTCCCGCGAAAGCGGGAATCCACGGCACCGGCCATAACACCGAACCACGTTACCCACGAATTTGTCGCGCACCCGTCAGGGCACGGCAAGGTCAGTTGTTCCTGAAGAGCGATGCCGAGACGGCGGGCGAATTGACCCGCCGGCGATTGCTCCGTAGAGTTGCCCTCCCAGCCTATGACCGCCACCAGTCACAATCGTTGCGTGTGCATCCACGCCCATTTCTACCAGCCGCCGCGGGAGAACCCGTGGCTGGAGGCGGTTGAGGCGCAGGACTCGGCGGCGCCGTATCACGACTGGAACGAACGGGTGGCGGCGCAGTGCTACGCCCCCAATGCCCGCGCCCGCCTGCTCGACGCGCAGCAGCGCATCGTGCGCCTGGTCAACAACTACGAGCACGTCAGCTTCAATATCGGGCCGACGCTGATGAGTTGGCTGGCGGCCAACGCACCGGAAACCTACGCCGCCATTCAGCGCGCCGACCGCGAGAGTGTGCGCCGTTTGGGCCACGGCAATGCCATCGCCCAAGCCTACGGCCACGCGATCATGCCGCTGGCGGACGCGCGCGACCGGGTGACGCAGGTGCGCTGGGGCATCCGTGACTTCGAGCACCGCTTCGCTCGCCGGCCGGAAGGCATGTGGCTGCCCGAGACCGCCGTGGACAACGCCAGCTTGCGGGTGCTGGCCGAGCACGGCATTCGCTTCACGATCCTGGCGCCGCATCAGGCCGCGCGCGTGCGCCGCGCCGGCAGCACGGCCTGGGAGGATCTCGGCCCGCACGGCATCGACTCGCGCCGCGCCTATCGCTGGCACTCGGGCAAGGCGGAATTGGCGTTGTTCTTCTACGATCACGATCTCGCCCATGGCGTCGCCTTCAGCGGCTTGCTCAACGATGGCGCGGCGTTTGCGCAGCGGCTGCTTGGCGGTTTCGCGCCGGCAGCCGCGGCACCACAGCTGGTGCACCTGGCGACTGACGGGGAATCTTACGGGCACCACCACCGCTTCGGCGAGATGGCTCTAGCCTACGCTATCCAAAAGCTCGCCGCCGAGTCCGCGATCGAGCTGACCAACTACGCCGCCTTCCTCGCTCGCGGCGGAGTTTTGGACGAAGTGCAGATCATCGAGGAGAGCTCGTGGAGTTGTGTTCACGGCATCGAACGCTGGCGCAGCGATTGCGGCTGCAACAGCGGCGGACATCCGGGCTGGCGCCAAACCTGGCGCAAGCCGCTGCGCGAGGCGTTGCACTGGCTCAAGGACGAAGTCGATCGCCGGTTCGAGGACTCCGGCGCGCTGCTGCCGAATCCATGGGCGGCGCGCGATGCCTACATCGAAGTGCTGCTCGATCGCTCGAACACGCGGCGCACGGCCTTCTTAGCGGCCCATGCGCGGCCGGGGCTGACGCCCAAGGAACGGGTGCGGGTGTGGAAGCTGCTGGAAATGCAGCGAGCCGCGCTGCTGATGTTCACCAGCTGCGGCTGGTTCTTCGATGACCTCTCGGGCCTCGAGACCACGCAGGTGTTGCGTTACGCCGGCCGCGCGATGCAGTTGGCGGCGGAAGTGGGCCCGCCGCTGGAGCCGGATTTCCTGGCGCGTTTGGATCAGGCGCACAGCAATTTGCCGGGCAGGCCGGGCGGCCGGCAGATCTACCGCCAGCAAGTGGCGCCGGCCGCGGTCACGCTGCCGCGCGCGGCGGCGCACGCGGTGCTCAGCAGCGTGTTCGCCACCGCCGGTGAGCTGCCGGCGGGCGCCTACACTTATCGCTTCGAGTCGCTCGAACGGGTGCGTCGCGCCGCCGGCAGCGCGACGCTGGCACTCGGGAGCGTGCGGGTGCAGGCCGAGATCACGGAAGAGGCCGCGACCTACGCTTACGCCGCGCTCTACTTGGGCGGGCACGACGCCCACTGCGCGATTGGCGGTCCGGACGTGCTCTCAAGCTTTCCCGACCTGCCGGCGCGTCTCGCGGCGGTGTTCGCGCGCGAGCCGCTGAGCGCGGTGGTGCGCGCCATCGACGCGGTATTCGGGGCCGCAGGCTATTCGCTGCGCGACTTGTTCCAGGCCCAGCGGCGCGCCATCCTGCACGGCATCGCGGCCCAAGCGTTCCGGCCCTGCGTCAGCGAGCTGGAACAAGTGTTCGATCAGCATCGCCGCATGCTCGACTTCCTGCGCGAGACCGATGTGCCGGTGCCGGAGGCTTTTCGCGAAGTGGCGCACGTGGTCTTGCAGGAGCGGCTGATGGCAGCCGTGCATCAACTGGCGGCCGGGGACAACAGCTTCGCGGCAGTGGCGGCGCTGTGGGAGGACGCCGGGCGCTGGGAGGTTAAGCTGCCGCTACCGCCGTTGACGGCGGCGCTGGAAGAGGGTTTGCGACAGGTCATGACCAAGCTAGCCGCGGATGCGCCGGCACAGGCGGGGCGCGCCGAGGCGCTACTCGATGCAGCGGCGCTGTTTGGAGTGACGCTGAATCTGTGGGCGGCGCAAAACGCTTACTACGACTTCGCCAGCGGGGGCGCGCCGGCGACGGCGTTGGCGCTGCCGCTGCTGCGCCGACTACGCCAGCGGCTGGGCTTCGCCCCGTTGCCGCCGGGTTGACCATTCCGGCGCCGCTGTGAGAAGGAAGGCCCCGAAACAATGCGGCGGCGCCTCGGGCGCGAAGTCGCGGGAGCAAATGCATGGCACATGCGGACATCGAATCGGTATTGACGGAACGGCGGCTATTCGCCCCGGCGGCTGACTTCAGCGCTCGGGCGCATGTGCCGAGCCTGGCCGAGTACGAGCGGTTGGCCACTGCGGCGGCCGCCGACCCGCAGGCGTTCTGGGCCGGAATTGCGCGCGAGCTCGACTGGTTCAGCCCCTGGCGGGCGGTGCTGGAATGGAAGCCGCCGTTTGCCAAGTGGTTCGTCGGGGCGACCACCAACTTGTCGCACAACTGCCTCGACCGCCATCTCAGCGGCTGGCGCCGCAACAAAGCCGCGATCATCTGGGAAGGGGAGCCGGGCGACAGCCGGGTGCTGACCTACCAGGACTTGCATCGTGAAGTGTGCACGTTCGCCAACGTGCTCAAGCGCCTGGGCGTGCACAAGGGCGATCGCGTTGGACTCTATCTCCCGATGATCCCCGAGTTGGCCATCGCCATGCTGGCCTGCGCCCGCATCGGCGCCAGCCACAGCGTGGTCTTCGGCGGCTTCAGCGCCGAGGCGCTGCGCGACCGGATGAACGACGCCCAGGCCAAGGTGGTGGTCACCGCCGACGGCGGCTACCGCCGCGGGCAGTTGGTGCCGTTGAAGGCCAACGTCGACGAGGCCCTGCGCGATGCCCCGAGCGTGGAGCACGTGGTGATGGTGCGGCGCACGGGCGAGACCGTGGCCACCAAGGGCGGGCGCGATCATTGGTGGCACGAGCTGATGGCAGAGGTTTCCGACCAATGCCCGGCCGAGCCGCTCGATGCCGAGCACCCGCTGTTCATCCTCTACACCAGCGGTACCACCGGCAAACCCAAGGGCATCGTCCACACCACCGGCGGTTACATGGTGCAGACCTACATTTCGAGCAAGTGGGTGTTCGACCTGCGCGAAGAGGACACCTTCTGGTGCACCGCCGACATCGGCTGGGTGACCGGGCACAGCTACGTCGTCTACGGCATCCTGGCCAACGGTGCCACCAGCGTGATGTACGAAGGCGCCCCCAATTTCCCCGAGCCCGACCGGCTGTGGCGCATCATCGACAAGTACCGGGTGAGCGTTTTCTACACCGCCCCCACCGCCATCCGCAGCTTTGCCAAATGGGGCCGCGAGTGGCCGCGCAAACACCGCCTCGACAGCCTGCGACTGTTGGGCACCGTCGGTGAGCCGATCAATCCCGAGGCCTGGATCTGGTACCACGAAGAAATCGGTAAGCAGCGCTGCCCGATCGTCGACACCTGGTGGCAGACCGAAACCGGAGCGATCATGATCACGCCCTTGCCCGGGGCCACGGCCACCAAGCCGGGCTCGGCCACCCGGCCGTTCCCGGGCATTGCCGCCGCGGTAGTCACCCGCGACGGGCAGCCGGTCGGCCCCAATCAGGGCGGCTTCCTGGTGATCAAGCAGCCGTGGCCGGGCATGCTGCGCACCATTCACGGCGACCCCGACCGCTACGTGCAGCAGTACTGGAGCCAGGTCGACGGCTGCTACTTCACCGGCGACGGCGCCCGCTGCGACCCGGACGGCTACTTCTGGATCATGGGGCGCGTCGATGACGTGGTCAACGTTGCCGGCCATCGCCTCGGCACAATGGAAGTGGAGAGCGCGCTGGTGAGTCATCCGGCGGTGGCCGAGGCGGCGGTGGTGGGACGCCCCGACGCGGTCAAGGGCCAGGCGATCGCCGCCTTCGTGACGCTCGAGGGTGGCAACAAGGCCACCGAAGCGCTCAAGCTGGCGCTGCGCGATCATGTCGCCAAGGAAATCGGCGCCTTCGCCCGCCCCGACGACATCCGCTTCACCGATTCCCTGCCCAAAACCCGCAGCGGTAAGATCATGCGCCGGCTGCTGCGCGACATCGCCGGCGGCAAGGACACTGTCGGTGATACCACGACGCTCGAAGACTTGTCGGTCTTGGCCCGGCTGCGCGAAGAAGAAGAGTGACCCGGGCGCCGGCCGCGATTTGAAGGCATATGCCGCTCACGCTCCACAACACGCTCTCCGGGCGCCAGGAGGAGTTCGTCCCGCTGGTGCCGGGCAAAGTCGGCATGTACGTCTGCGGCGTGACCGTGTACGACCGCTCGCACGTCGGCCATGCCCGGGCGCTGGTGACCTTCGACGTGCTCTTTCGCTACTTGCAGCATTGCGGCTACGAGGTGACCTTCATCCGTAACTTCACCGACGTCGACGACAAGATCATCAAGCGCGCCAACGAGGCGGGCATCAGCACCGCCGACCTGGTCGAGAGCAACATCCGCGCCTTTGCCGAAGACATGGCCGTGCTTGGTTGCCGGGCGCCGACGCTGGAGCCGCGCGCCACGCAGCACATCCCCGAGATGATCGAGCTGATTGAAGAGTTGATCGAGCGCCGGTTGGCGTACCCCGCCGGCGGCGACGTCTACTTCGCCGTCGACAAGTTCCCGGGCTACGGCAAGCTGTCCAAGCGCAAGCTCGACGACATGCAGGCCGGCGCCCGCATCGAGGTGGACGAGCGCAAGCAACATCCGATGGACTTCGCCCTGTGGAAGGCGAGCAAGCCGGACGAGCCGTGGTGGGAGAGCCCGTGGGGCAGAGGCCGGCCCGGCTGGCACATCGAGTGTTCGGTGATGAGCAGCAAGTACCTCGGCCAGCCCTTCGACATTCACGGTGGCGGCACGGACCTGATCTTCCCCCATCACGAGAACGAGATCGCGCAGTCCGAGGCAGCCAAGGGCTGCGCCTTCGCCCGCTACTGGGTGCACAACGGCATGGTGACGATCGACAAGGAAAAGATGTCCAAGTCGCTGGGCAACTTCATGACCGTGCAACAGGCGGCGGCGCGCGTGGGCGGCGAGGCCCTGCGGTTGTTTACCATCGGCACGCATTACCGCAGCCCGCTCGACTTCTCCGAGCAACGGTTGGACGACGCCGCCGGCAACATCGTGCGCATCTACGAGGCGCTGGCGCGCGCAGAGGATGTGCTGCAAGGCGAGTCCGCCCCCGCCGATGCCGCGGTGATGGCGGAATTCAACGCGGCTATGGACGATGACCTCAACACGGCGCGGGCACTGGCGGTGGTGTTCGACACCGTGCGCGCCCTCAACCGCGCGCTCGACGGCGGCGATGCGGCTGCCGCCGGCCCGCTGTACGCGGCGCTGCGGGCGCTCGGCGCGGTGCTGGGCATCGCCCAGGCCGCGCCGCACGAGTTTCTCGCCCGGCAGCGCCGCCAGCATCTGGAAGCCACCGAGGTCAACCCCGCCGAGATCGAGCGCCTGATCGCGGCGCGCAACGCCGCGCGCAAGGCGCGCGACTTCAAGCGCGCCGACGAGATCCGCGCCGAGCTGAAAGCCAAAGGTATCGTCCTCGAAGACGGCCCCAGCGCTACGAGCTGGCGGGTCGAACGCTAGCGCATGATCGGGCTCGCGCAGACGCCAAGACGCACAGGGCTGGGGCGCCTTGGGTCCGTGCGTAGCCCAGCTTTACGTTGGCTGCGATCAAGGGTATGTCAGCCGCGCGACCTCAGCGTACTTGTCGTCGCAGCAACCGCACGCGCCCGTAGCTCAGGTGGACTAGAGCGACTGGCTTCGAACCAGTAGGTCGGGTGTTCGAATCACCCCGGGCGCGCTCTCTTCTTTCTCCGCATTCCTCGCTGCTTACGAAGTCGTCCTCGGCAGCTGACTCGGCCTCAGGGTGCCCACAGGGCGCCTGTTGCCCGCCACCTTGGCGAACTGCGAGGCGGTTGCCCCAAAACCGCCGCGCCCTGCCCCTTTATTCGGAGTGCATACAACAACGAGCCTGAATACAACGATTACAACGAGGGCGCCCTTGACAACGCGAATCGATCTGAGGCAGGAAGGGCTCCACGTTTTCACCCAAGCGTTGCACGATTAGATTCCGAGGAGGGGACATGCTACCGCTCCGAAAGCTGTCGAGTGGTGCGCACAATCTTGTCACGCTAAGCCGCGCGGCTAGCCGCCTCGTGCTAACTCTGGCGTGGGTCGCGGCTGTCACCGGCATCGTGACTGCTCGCGGTGAACCTGCGCTTGGTTCACAGTGTCAAATTGCCGGTGACGTGGTCGCACCAAATACGGGCGACGTGCTTGTCGGTGGGCTCCTGGCTCGACAGGCGTACAAGCTCCATCTGAACACCAGCGAGGGGCCAAACGGCACATTGGCCGTCCAATGCCGGGCCGCAGCGTGCCCCGACTGCTGTCAAATGGCCTTACCCGAGGGATTGCAGTGGGGGGTTGTATTCGTGACGGTGGAAACGCCAACGGCTCCGCCGCATCCAGCAAGGGATTTCTCAGGGTTCACGAAGCTCGCGGTCGAACTGCGCGCGCAGCAGGCCGGGCAGCGGATAAGAGTCGGTATCAAGGACGCCTGTGCGCCGGATGACGGCACCGAGACCAAGGTGTTGATCAGCGGTATTGGCACTGATTGGACCACGTATCTGATTCCACTGTCGGCCTTTGCCCCCACCAATATCGGGCAGCTATACGTGCTTGTGGAGTTCGTGTTCGACGACGTAGACGGCGAAGAGCCGGCACAGACAACGGCTTTCCGCTCGGTGCGTTTTTTGACCGACGACCCTACGCCGACAGTCACGTCGGTCAACAGCCCGACTGTTACCGCAACCGCGACGGCTTCCTCGACGGCAACGTCAACAGTTACCCCCATTGCGACTTCAACCGCGACACCTACCGAACCACCGAGCGCCACGCCAACCCCACCCTCAACTCCGACGGCATCCGCAAGCCCGAGCGCGACGCCAACTACGACAGGTCAGTACACATTCACACAGGAGCCCACCGCGTCGGCTTCCACCACGCCGCCAAGCAGCGCTACACCGACCGAGACGAACACCGTGCCGGCGACTGCGTCGCCTTCGGCACCTCCCACTCAGACCGAGGACCCAAGCCCGACGCCCACGCTCACGGCAACAGACGGGCCAACGGTGACTGCTACCCTTGCGAATTCGGCAACACGGACGCCGACTGAGACCGCTACGTCTCCGGTCACGATTGCACCGAGTGCAACACACACCCCGTCGCGCACGTCGACTTTGCCGCGATCGCCGAGTGCGACGCGCACTGCGACGCTTCCCGCTCCTGACATGGTCCCGATTCCCAGCGACGTGAATTGCGATCGGCTCGTGACCGCCGCCGACCTGATAGCCATTCAGCTCAGGCGCAGCAACCCGAGCGCCTTTGCATCGTGCGGCGAGCGCGAATTGGACGGGATTCCAGGCCTCGGTGCCGGCGACCTCGCCGTGCTTACCGAACACGTCTTCGAGGGCGAGGATCTCGGCGTCCGGGCGCCGGTGGGCACCGTTTTCATTCCGTCCGGCAGCGTCTACTTCTCAATCGTTGGCACGGCTCAGCGCGGTGCGTTGGATAGCACCGTTGGCATTTATCCGTTGCTCCAGGTTCCTGATCTGCCGGGGATGTTTGTGCAGTTCAAGGCACTGCGTTTCGCAGTCACACGCTGGGTCGCGTCGGCACAAATTGGGGACGCCA
This genomic stretch from Deltaproteobacteria bacterium harbors:
- a CDS encoding PAS domain S-box protein, translated to MSHPGATRTEQIAPAPQTAASEEQLLLLLALSPDALLVVNQAGEILLSNALAEQLFGYSAQHLRGQPVERLVPERFRATHAGHRAQYFAATRVRPMGSGLDLYGVRSDGSEFPLEISLSPLATGEGVVIVAAIRDISERKRVLPVSMHSSIFPGRSVATGPPRRSDGSAGWEPAAPPPVSAVDRDR
- a CDS encoding cysteine--tRNA ligase gives rise to the protein MPLTLHNTLSGRQEEFVPLVPGKVGMYVCGVTVYDRSHVGHARALVTFDVLFRYLQHCGYEVTFIRNFTDVDDKIIKRANEAGISTADLVESNIRAFAEDMAVLGCRAPTLEPRATQHIPEMIELIEELIERRLAYPAGGDVYFAVDKFPGYGKLSKRKLDDMQAGARIEVDERKQHPMDFALWKASKPDEPWWESPWGRGRPGWHIECSVMSSKYLGQPFDIHGGGTDLIFPHHENEIAQSEAAKGCAFARYWVHNGMVTIDKEKMSKSLGNFMTVQQAAARVGGEALRLFTIGTHYRSPLDFSEQRLDDAAGNIVRIYEALARAEDVLQGESAPADAAVMAEFNAAMDDDLNTARALAVVFDTVRALNRALDGGDAAAAGPLYAALRALGAVLGIAQAAPHEFLARQRRQHLEATEVNPAEIERLIAARNAARKARDFKRADEIRAELKAKGIVLEDGPSATSWRVER
- a CDS encoding response regulator, which produces MATILIADDRPSDRLAFDAVLSGAGHQVLEASDGEEALALTRSRHPDLVIADIVMPVMDGYDFVKALRQDPATAKTPVIFCSAIFAESEARDLAELCKVSHIILKPSPKEVILQTVAEVLRQAPAAGSPGEQADKEHARLLRQTLLGKVGELELAKQQVGLLLQREAVPAESLTQVFSAHPPLRPILLVEDNPMDVDLTLQAFTEHNVANPIAVCRDGEEALRYIEAHASPQDHELPLLVLLDLRLPNVDGIEVLRQARQHPVWKQVPIIVMTTSRENADIAAAYELGINSYIVKPVDFGTFSDTVGALKMYWMLINQPPFAGPHES
- the acs gene encoding acetate--CoA ligase is translated as MAHADIESVLTERRLFAPAADFSARAHVPSLAEYERLATAAAADPQAFWAGIARELDWFSPWRAVLEWKPPFAKWFVGATTNLSHNCLDRHLSGWRRNKAAIIWEGEPGDSRVLTYQDLHREVCTFANVLKRLGVHKGDRVGLYLPMIPELAIAMLACARIGASHSVVFGGFSAEALRDRMNDAQAKVVVTADGGYRRGQLVPLKANVDEALRDAPSVEHVVMVRRTGETVATKGGRDHWWHELMAEVSDQCPAEPLDAEHPLFILYTSGTTGKPKGIVHTTGGYMVQTYISSKWVFDLREEDTFWCTADIGWVTGHSYVVYGILANGATSVMYEGAPNFPEPDRLWRIIDKYRVSVFYTAPTAIRSFAKWGREWPRKHRLDSLRLLGTVGEPINPEAWIWYHEEIGKQRCPIVDTWWQTETGAIMITPLPGATATKPGSATRPFPGIAAAVVTRDGQPVGPNQGGFLVIKQPWPGMLRTIHGDPDRYVQQYWSQVDGCYFTGDGARCDPDGYFWIMGRVDDVVNVAGHRLGTMEVESALVSHPAVAEAAVVGRPDAVKGQAIAAFVTLEGGNKATEALKLALRDHVAKEIGAFARPDDIRFTDSLPKTRSGKIMRRLLRDIAGGKDTVGDTTTLEDLSVLARLREEEE
- a CDS encoding DUF3536 domain-containing protein, with the protein product MTATSHNRCVCIHAHFYQPPRENPWLEAVEAQDSAAPYHDWNERVAAQCYAPNARARLLDAQQRIVRLVNNYEHVSFNIGPTLMSWLAANAPETYAAIQRADRESVRRLGHGNAIAQAYGHAIMPLADARDRVTQVRWGIRDFEHRFARRPEGMWLPETAVDNASLRVLAEHGIRFTILAPHQAARVRRAGSTAWEDLGPHGIDSRRAYRWHSGKAELALFFYDHDLAHGVAFSGLLNDGAAFAQRLLGGFAPAAAAPQLVHLATDGESYGHHHRFGEMALAYAIQKLAAESAIELTNYAAFLARGGVLDEVQIIEESSWSCVHGIERWRSDCGCNSGGHPGWRQTWRKPLREALHWLKDEVDRRFEDSGALLPNPWAARDAYIEVLLDRSNTRRTAFLAAHARPGLTPKERVRVWKLLEMQRAALLMFTSCGWFFDDLSGLETTQVLRYAGRAMQLAAEVGPPLEPDFLARLDQAHSNLPGRPGGRQIYRQQVAPAAVTLPRAAAHAVLSSVFATAGELPAGAYTYRFESLERVRRAAGSATLALGSVRVQAEITEEAATYAYAALYLGGHDAHCAIGGPDVLSSFPDLPARLAAVFAREPLSAVVRAIDAVFGAAGYSLRDLFQAQRRAILHGIAAQAFRPCVSELEQVFDQHRRMLDFLRETDVPVPEAFREVAHVVLQERLMAAVHQLAAGDNSFAAVAALWEDAGRWEVKLPLPPLTAALEEGLRQVMTKLAADAPAQAGRAEALLDAAALFGVTLNLWAAQNAYYDFASGGAPATALALPLLRRLRQRLGFAPLPPG